A part of Uloborus diversus isolate 005 chromosome 6, Udiv.v.3.1, whole genome shotgun sequence genomic DNA contains:
- the LOC129224258 gene encoding lachesin-like, whose protein sequence is MQLRRVNMREMDLYLVIPAILVVFSLSVASLEPEFTETIPNVTVPIGRDALLRCTVENLGSYKVAWIKMDTQTLLSIHKNVITRDQRIRVTHNNMQWNLHIKEVDKKDRGYYMCQINTQPMVSERGYLDVMVPPTIIESRTSSDTVVEEQKRVSLRCEAYGYPQPKVTWRREDGNKIHLGSYGGRKFTALRVEGEYLNISQVSREDMGAYLCIAANGVPPSVSKRIMLQVNFRPKIRVPRQLIGAATGVDVVLECKLEASPTPLTSWIRHDGLMLLNNKKYHLEEDRDGYKIHMRIRIGNLRENDFGSYKCVAKNTLGEKEGFIRLYENKRIGSSLENNMLATNTQMDESQEHLSGAFLKRWMNLWFIVLLTGILLLNSFVS, encoded by the exons TCGCTTCCTTAGAACCTGAGTTTACCGAAACAATTCCTAACGTCACAGTTCCCATTGGTCGCGATGCTCTCCTGAGATGCACCGTTGAGAACCTAGGAAGTTATAAG GTAGCATGGATTAAAATGGACACCCAGACCTTGCTAAGCATACACAAGAATGTCATAACTAGAGACCAAAGAATTCGGGTCACACACAACAATATGCAGTGGAATCTTCACATTAAGGAGGTAGATAAAAAAGATCGAGGTTATTACATGTGTCAGATAAACACGCAGCCAATGGTGAGTGAAAGAGGATACCTTGATGTCATGG TTCCTCCTACAATCATAGAAAGTCGCACGAGCTCAGACACTGTGGTGGAAGAACAAAAGAGGGTCAGTTTACGTTGTGAGGCTTATGGTTATCCACAGCCTAAGGTAACGTGGCGTCGAGAAGATGGGAACAAAATCCATCTCGGATCTTATGGAGGACGAAAATTCACAG ctttAAGAGTTGAGGGAGAATACTTAAATATCAGCCAAGTCTCAAGAGAAGATATGGGAGCCTACTTATGCATAGCCGCAAATGGTGTGCCGCCATCTGTAAGCAAGAGAATAATGCTTCAAGTTAATT TCCGTCCAAAAATTCGTGTCCCAAGACAGCTGATAGGTGCTGCTACGGGTGTAGATGTTGTCCTTGAATGTAAGTTAGAAGCTTCACCAACTCCATTAACATCTTGGATCCGTCACGATGGACTCATGTTACTCAATAACAAGAAATATCATTTAGAAGAAGATAGAGACGGTTACAAGATCCATATGAGAATCCGCATCGGAAATTTGCGAGAGAATGATTTTGGATCTTATAAATGCGTGGCCAAAAATACACTGGGTGAGAAAGAAGGATTCATAAGACTTTATG aaaataaaagaattggtTCTTCATTAGAGAACAATATGCTTGCCACAAACACACAGATGGATGAATCACAAGAGCATTTGTCAG gtGCCTTCTTAAAAAGGTGGATGAATCTCTGGTTCATAGTGCTTCTAACTGGCATTTTATTACTTAACTCATTTGTTTCTTAA